One window from the genome of Acinetobacter lanii encodes:
- the thiS gene encoding sulfur carrier protein ThiS yields the protein MMIYINGELQQTECQNLLALVQELSLEDKRFAIEMNEMIISKSKLSLTPIAEFDRIEIIHAVGGG from the coding sequence TGATGATTTATATCAATGGCGAACTTCAACAAACCGAGTGCCAAAATTTATTGGCATTGGTACAAGAGCTGTCGCTTGAAGACAAACGCTTTGCTATTGAAATGAACGAAATGATCATTTCTAAAAGCAAACTTAGTCTTACCCCGATTGCTGAGTTTGATCGTATTGAAATCATTCATGCCGTCGGTGGCGGTTAA